From the genome of Seriola aureovittata isolate HTS-2021-v1 ecotype China chromosome 6, ASM2101889v1, whole genome shotgun sequence, one region includes:
- the kdm4aa gene encoding lysine-specific demethylase 4A isoform X1: protein MTTDTPAQSIPSRIMTFTPSKEEFKDFSRYIAYMESQGAHKAGMAKVIPPKDWKPRRTYDDIDDLVIPAPIQQVVTGQSGLFTQYNIQKKPMTVHEFRKTSNMDKFCNPRYVDFDELERKFWKNLTFNPPLYGADVSGTLYDPDVTEWNIGRLNTILDTVENESGIKIKGVNTPYLYFGMWKSAFAWHTEDMDLYSINYLHFGEPKSWYVVPPEHGKRLERLAKGFFPGNAQGCEAFLRHKMTLISPSILKKYGIPFEKVTQEAGQFIVTFPFGYHAGFNHGFNCAESTNFATQRWIDYGKQATLCSCRQDMVKISMDVFVRKFQPSRYKLWKAGKDNAPIDHTKPTPEAAEFLKENKTEPAKGSPSEAGLVEPTAPVQEDKSPKLQSGTKRLIEAVEDIKPEFQVKEAEAVEPKRAKLSRKESPTKVSVKPDKDKVNLKLEPKKEKDSRPQSRSQSKASAKKTSNRRSPSKKEKSGESAADVCPPEPVESQVVALSSEEASGSVESQLGIDCSPAHKLFQRTLSPADVLHVHSYAKGDYGEGEAPPREERKSESSDHEMEKDNKHVSKAQVAEEVAEDGEPESDLGQLPGHHPLIKDGMSDDEAPEEAPPVEEGGLEGESWAKPLAHLWQSRPPNLKKEREYNQRMGSKPPYCSICMLFHTYQQTECANSVDSLVMVPGGRMRTKPLIPEMCFTTTTDEDSECEQQPVTPHLEEDGTSLLITCSQCSVRVHTSCYGVDPASVSKDWKCARCKANAMTENCCLCSLRGGALQKANNNKWVHVLCAVAVLEARFVNITDRSPVDLSGIPLQRFKLKCYYCKKRMKKASGCCVQCSHGRCPTAYHPTCAQAAGVLMQPDEWPFVVHVTCCRHKGPTQIERNKAAMHELTVGQKVICKHKNGRYYQCDVVQLSKETFYEVNFDDGSFSDNLFPEDIVSRDCAQLGPPPQGEVVQVRWTDGLVYGAKFVAAHVIQMYLVEFEDGSQLTAKRDDVYTLDEELPKRVKSRLSKASDMRFDGIFEEKEIIQESKRQRVINSRYRGDYIEPVIYRAIME, encoded by the exons ATGACCACAGACACACCAGCCCAAAGCATCCCCTCCAGGATAATGACGTTCACCCCCTCTAAAGAGGAGTTCAAGGACTTCAGCCGGTACATTGCCTATATGGAGTCACAAGGAGCACACAAAGCTGGAATGGCAAAA GTTATTCCCCCTAAAGACTGGAAGCCTAGACGGACGTACGATGACATTGATGACCTCGTGATTCCTGCTCCCATTCAGCAGGTGGTGACCGGCCAGTCAGGACTGTTCACACAATACAACATCCAGAAGAAACCCATGACCGTCCATGAGTTCCGCAAGACCTCCAACATGGATAA GTTCTGCAACCCCCGATATGTGGACTTTGACGAGCTGGAGAGGAAGTTTTGGAAGAACCTGACATTCAACCCTCCACTCTACGGGGCTGATGTTAGTGGAACGCTGTACGATCCA GATGTTACTGAATGGAACATCGGCCGTCTCAACACCATTCTGGACACTGTGGAGAATGAGAGTGGGATCAAGATCAAAGGAGTCAACACACCCTACCTGTATTTTGGGATGTGGAAGAGTGCTTTTGCGTGGCACACTGAAGACATGGATCTGTACAGCATCAACTATCTGCACTTTGGAGAGCCCAAGTCCTG GTATGTTGTCCCTCCGGAGCATGGGAAAAGACTGGAACGACTTGCTAAGG GTTTCTTTCCAGGGAATGCTCAAGGCTGTGAGGCCTTCCTGCGCCACAAGATGACTTTAATTTCACCCTCCATCCTGAAGAAATATGGCATCCCATTTGAAAAG GTAACTCAGGAGGCAGGGCAATTTATTGTGACGTTCCCATTTGGCTATCACGCTGGGTTCAACCATGGCTTCAACTGTGCCGAGTCCACCAACTTTGCCACCCAGCGATGGATTGATTACGGGAAACAGGCAACACTG TGTTCGTGCCGTCAGGACATGGTGAAGATCTCCATGGATGTGTTCGTGCGCAAGTTTCAGCCCAGTCGTTACAAATTATGGAAGGCGGGGAAAGACAACGCTCCCATTGACCACACCAAACCCACACCAGAAGCTGCCGAGTTTCTGAAGGAGAACAAGACCGAACCTGCAAAAGGGAGTCCCAGTGAAGCTGGATTGGTGGAACCCACTGCTCCAGTCCAGGAGGACAAAAG TCCAAAGCTTCAGTCTGGGACGAAGCGTCTGATTGAAGCTGTTGAAGACATCAAACCTGAGTTTCAGGTGAAGGAGGCTGAGGCGGTGGAGCCAAAGAGGGCCAAGCTCTCACGCAAAGAGTCCCCGACTAAAGTCTCTGTCAAACCAGATAAAG ACAAAGTGAATTTGAAGCTGGAGCCTAAGAAGGAGAAAGACTCCAGGCCACAGTCTAGATCTCAGTCCAAAGCCAGTGCtaagaaaacatcaaacagaaGAAGTCCATCAAAGAAGGAGAAGAGTGGTGAGTCGGCTGCAGACGTCTGTCCTCCTGAGCCTGTTGAGAGCCAGGTAGTGGCGCTGTCCTCGGAGGAAGCGAGCGGCAGCGTGGAGTCTCAGCTCGGCATCGACTGTAGCCCAGCACACAAACTGTTTCAAAGGACGCTGAGCCCTGCAGACGTTCTGCACGTCCACAGCTACGCCAAAGGTGACTACGGAGAGGGAGAAGCCCCAcccagggaggagaggaagagtgagagtaGTGACCACGAGATGGAGAAAGACAACAAGCACGTTAGCAAAGCA CAGGTGGCAGAAGAGGTGGCTGAGGATGGAGAGCCAGAGAGTGATCTGGGACAGCTGCCAGGTCACCATCCACTCATCAAGGACGGCATGAGTGATGACG AGGCTCCAGAAGAGGCCCCCCCAGTAGAGGAGGGTGGTCTGGAAGGGGAGAGTTGGGCTAAACCCCTGGCTCACCTGTGGCAGAGCAGACCCCCCAACCTGAAGAAGGAGAGGGAGTACAACCAACGCATGGGCTCCAAACCTCCTTACTGCTCCATCTGCATGTTGTTCCACACATACCAGCAG ACTGAATGTGCCAACAGCGTGGACAGTCTTGTCATGGTGCCTGGGGGGCGGATGCGGACCAAACCTCTGATCCCAGAGATGTgtttcaccaccaccacagatGAGGACTCTGAGTGTGAGCAGCAGCCTGTAACACCTCACCTGGAGGAAGATGGAACCAGCCTCCTCATCACCTGCTCTCAGTGCAGTGTCCGCGTCCACACCA GTTGTTATGGTGTGGATCCAGCCAGTGTGAGCAAGGACTGGAAATGTGCGCGCTGCAAGGCTAATGCCATGACTGAG AATTGCTGCTTGTGTTCACTGAGGGGCGGAGCCTTGCAGAAAGCCAACAATAACAA gtggGTACATGTGCTCTGTGCAGTGGCTGTACTCGAGGCGCGCTTTGTCAACATCACTGACAGAAGTCCTGTGGATTTAAGTGGAATCCCTTTGCAGAGATTTAAACTG AAATGTTACTACTGTAAGAAGCGGATGAAGAAGGCGTCCGGCTGCTGTGTGCAGTGCTCTCATGGCCGCTGCCCCACTGCCTACCACCCCACCTGTGCACAGGCGGCAGGAGTCCTCATGCAGCCGGATGAGTGGCCCTTTGTGGTGCACGTCACCTGCTGTCGACACAAAGGCCCCACTCAGATCGAG CGCAATAAAGCAGCCATGCACGAGCTGACTGTGGGACAGAAGGTGATATGCAAGCACAAGAACGGCCGCTACTACCAGTGTGACGTGGTGCAGCTTTCTAAAGAAACGTTCTACGAGGTCAACTTTGATGATGGTTCCTTCAGCGACAATCTCTTCCCGGAGGACATTGTG AGCCGAGACTGTGCTCAGCTTGGACCCCCACCTCAGGGTGAAGTGGTTCAGGTGCGCTGGACCGACGGCCTGGTGTACGGGGCCAAGTTTGTGGCAGCTCATGTCATCCAAATGTACCTG GTGGAATTTGAGGATGGGTCACAGCTAACAGCCAAGAGAGATGATGTCTACACTCTGGATGAGGAACTCCCCAAGAGGGTCAAGTCCAGACTG tCCAAAGCATCAGACATGAGGTTTGATGGGATCTTTGAAGAGAAGGAGATCATCCAGGAgtcaaagagacagagagtgatCAACTCGCGTTACAGGGGGGACTACATAGAGCCTGTGATTTACAGAGCCATCATGGAGTag
- the kdm4aa gene encoding lysine-specific demethylase 4A isoform X2 yields the protein MTTDTPAQSIPSRIMTFTPSKEEFKDFSRYIAYMESQGAHKAGMAKVIPPKDWKPRRTYDDIDDLVIPAPIQQVVTGQSGLFTQYNIQKKPMTVHEFRKTSNMDKFCNPRYVDFDELERKFWKNLTFNPPLYGADVSGTLYDPDVTEWNIGRLNTILDTVENESGIKIKGVNTPYLYFGMWKSAFAWHTEDMDLYSINYLHFGEPKSWYVVPPEHGKRLERLAKGFFPGNAQGCEAFLRHKMTLISPSILKKYGIPFEKVTQEAGQFIVTFPFGYHAGFNHGFNCAESTNFATQRWIDYGKQATLCSCRQDMVKISMDVFVRKFQPSRYKLWKAGKDNAPIDHTKPTPEAAEFLKENKTEPAKGSPSEAGLVEPTAPVQEDKSPKLQSGTKRLIEAVEDIKPEFQVKEAEAVEPKRAKLSRKESPTKVSVKPDKDKVNLKLEPKKEKDSRPQSRSQSKASAKKTSNRRSPSKKEKSGESAADVCPPEPVESQVVALSSEEASGSVESQLGIDCSPAHKLFQRTLSPADVLHVHSYAKGDYGEGEAPPREERKSESSDHEMEKDNKHVSKAVAEEVAEDGEPESDLGQLPGHHPLIKDGMSDDEAPEEAPPVEEGGLEGESWAKPLAHLWQSRPPNLKKEREYNQRMGSKPPYCSICMLFHTYQQTECANSVDSLVMVPGGRMRTKPLIPEMCFTTTTDEDSECEQQPVTPHLEEDGTSLLITCSQCSVRVHTSCYGVDPASVSKDWKCARCKANAMTENCCLCSLRGGALQKANNNKWVHVLCAVAVLEARFVNITDRSPVDLSGIPLQRFKLKCYYCKKRMKKASGCCVQCSHGRCPTAYHPTCAQAAGVLMQPDEWPFVVHVTCCRHKGPTQIERNKAAMHELTVGQKVICKHKNGRYYQCDVVQLSKETFYEVNFDDGSFSDNLFPEDIVSRDCAQLGPPPQGEVVQVRWTDGLVYGAKFVAAHVIQMYLVEFEDGSQLTAKRDDVYTLDEELPKRVKSRLSKASDMRFDGIFEEKEIIQESKRQRVINSRYRGDYIEPVIYRAIME from the exons ATGACCACAGACACACCAGCCCAAAGCATCCCCTCCAGGATAATGACGTTCACCCCCTCTAAAGAGGAGTTCAAGGACTTCAGCCGGTACATTGCCTATATGGAGTCACAAGGAGCACACAAAGCTGGAATGGCAAAA GTTATTCCCCCTAAAGACTGGAAGCCTAGACGGACGTACGATGACATTGATGACCTCGTGATTCCTGCTCCCATTCAGCAGGTGGTGACCGGCCAGTCAGGACTGTTCACACAATACAACATCCAGAAGAAACCCATGACCGTCCATGAGTTCCGCAAGACCTCCAACATGGATAA GTTCTGCAACCCCCGATATGTGGACTTTGACGAGCTGGAGAGGAAGTTTTGGAAGAACCTGACATTCAACCCTCCACTCTACGGGGCTGATGTTAGTGGAACGCTGTACGATCCA GATGTTACTGAATGGAACATCGGCCGTCTCAACACCATTCTGGACACTGTGGAGAATGAGAGTGGGATCAAGATCAAAGGAGTCAACACACCCTACCTGTATTTTGGGATGTGGAAGAGTGCTTTTGCGTGGCACACTGAAGACATGGATCTGTACAGCATCAACTATCTGCACTTTGGAGAGCCCAAGTCCTG GTATGTTGTCCCTCCGGAGCATGGGAAAAGACTGGAACGACTTGCTAAGG GTTTCTTTCCAGGGAATGCTCAAGGCTGTGAGGCCTTCCTGCGCCACAAGATGACTTTAATTTCACCCTCCATCCTGAAGAAATATGGCATCCCATTTGAAAAG GTAACTCAGGAGGCAGGGCAATTTATTGTGACGTTCCCATTTGGCTATCACGCTGGGTTCAACCATGGCTTCAACTGTGCCGAGTCCACCAACTTTGCCACCCAGCGATGGATTGATTACGGGAAACAGGCAACACTG TGTTCGTGCCGTCAGGACATGGTGAAGATCTCCATGGATGTGTTCGTGCGCAAGTTTCAGCCCAGTCGTTACAAATTATGGAAGGCGGGGAAAGACAACGCTCCCATTGACCACACCAAACCCACACCAGAAGCTGCCGAGTTTCTGAAGGAGAACAAGACCGAACCTGCAAAAGGGAGTCCCAGTGAAGCTGGATTGGTGGAACCCACTGCTCCAGTCCAGGAGGACAAAAG TCCAAAGCTTCAGTCTGGGACGAAGCGTCTGATTGAAGCTGTTGAAGACATCAAACCTGAGTTTCAGGTGAAGGAGGCTGAGGCGGTGGAGCCAAAGAGGGCCAAGCTCTCACGCAAAGAGTCCCCGACTAAAGTCTCTGTCAAACCAGATAAAG ACAAAGTGAATTTGAAGCTGGAGCCTAAGAAGGAGAAAGACTCCAGGCCACAGTCTAGATCTCAGTCCAAAGCCAGTGCtaagaaaacatcaaacagaaGAAGTCCATCAAAGAAGGAGAAGAGTGGTGAGTCGGCTGCAGACGTCTGTCCTCCTGAGCCTGTTGAGAGCCAGGTAGTGGCGCTGTCCTCGGAGGAAGCGAGCGGCAGCGTGGAGTCTCAGCTCGGCATCGACTGTAGCCCAGCACACAAACTGTTTCAAAGGACGCTGAGCCCTGCAGACGTTCTGCACGTCCACAGCTACGCCAAAGGTGACTACGGAGAGGGAGAAGCCCCAcccagggaggagaggaagagtgagagtaGTGACCACGAGATGGAGAAAGACAACAAGCACGTTAGCAAAGCA GTGGCAGAAGAGGTGGCTGAGGATGGAGAGCCAGAGAGTGATCTGGGACAGCTGCCAGGTCACCATCCACTCATCAAGGACGGCATGAGTGATGACG AGGCTCCAGAAGAGGCCCCCCCAGTAGAGGAGGGTGGTCTGGAAGGGGAGAGTTGGGCTAAACCCCTGGCTCACCTGTGGCAGAGCAGACCCCCCAACCTGAAGAAGGAGAGGGAGTACAACCAACGCATGGGCTCCAAACCTCCTTACTGCTCCATCTGCATGTTGTTCCACACATACCAGCAG ACTGAATGTGCCAACAGCGTGGACAGTCTTGTCATGGTGCCTGGGGGGCGGATGCGGACCAAACCTCTGATCCCAGAGATGTgtttcaccaccaccacagatGAGGACTCTGAGTGTGAGCAGCAGCCTGTAACACCTCACCTGGAGGAAGATGGAACCAGCCTCCTCATCACCTGCTCTCAGTGCAGTGTCCGCGTCCACACCA GTTGTTATGGTGTGGATCCAGCCAGTGTGAGCAAGGACTGGAAATGTGCGCGCTGCAAGGCTAATGCCATGACTGAG AATTGCTGCTTGTGTTCACTGAGGGGCGGAGCCTTGCAGAAAGCCAACAATAACAA gtggGTACATGTGCTCTGTGCAGTGGCTGTACTCGAGGCGCGCTTTGTCAACATCACTGACAGAAGTCCTGTGGATTTAAGTGGAATCCCTTTGCAGAGATTTAAACTG AAATGTTACTACTGTAAGAAGCGGATGAAGAAGGCGTCCGGCTGCTGTGTGCAGTGCTCTCATGGCCGCTGCCCCACTGCCTACCACCCCACCTGTGCACAGGCGGCAGGAGTCCTCATGCAGCCGGATGAGTGGCCCTTTGTGGTGCACGTCACCTGCTGTCGACACAAAGGCCCCACTCAGATCGAG CGCAATAAAGCAGCCATGCACGAGCTGACTGTGGGACAGAAGGTGATATGCAAGCACAAGAACGGCCGCTACTACCAGTGTGACGTGGTGCAGCTTTCTAAAGAAACGTTCTACGAGGTCAACTTTGATGATGGTTCCTTCAGCGACAATCTCTTCCCGGAGGACATTGTG AGCCGAGACTGTGCTCAGCTTGGACCCCCACCTCAGGGTGAAGTGGTTCAGGTGCGCTGGACCGACGGCCTGGTGTACGGGGCCAAGTTTGTGGCAGCTCATGTCATCCAAATGTACCTG GTGGAATTTGAGGATGGGTCACAGCTAACAGCCAAGAGAGATGATGTCTACACTCTGGATGAGGAACTCCCCAAGAGGGTCAAGTCCAGACTG tCCAAAGCATCAGACATGAGGTTTGATGGGATCTTTGAAGAGAAGGAGATCATCCAGGAgtcaaagagacagagagtgatCAACTCGCGTTACAGGGGGGACTACATAGAGCCTGTGATTTACAGAGCCATCATGGAGTag